One stretch of Thermanaerosceptrum fracticalcis DNA includes these proteins:
- a CDS encoding GerW family sporulation protein, protein MNENLNTLFERLEKFFRTETVVGNPMKIGEVTLVPIIDIGFGLGTGGGYGKDEKSSDGQGMGAGVGAEITPNSILIIKGEEVSLLPLKNKSSLEKIMEMIPDIVSKVKGEKEEKNSCCE, encoded by the coding sequence ATGAACGAAAACCTGAACACCCTTTTTGAACGCCTGGAAAAGTTTTTCCGCACAGAAACAGTAGTAGGTAATCCTATGAAGATCGGCGAGGTTACCTTAGTACCTATCATCGATATTGGTTTTGGTTTGGGTACAGGCGGTGGTTACGGCAAGGATGAAAAAAGTAGTGATGGTCAAGGGATGGGAGCCGGTGTAGGGGCCGAAATTACGCCCAACAGCATCCTTATTATCAAAGGCGAGGAAGTTTCCTTGCTTCCCTTGAAAAACAAAAGTTCCCTGGAAAAGATCATGGAGATGATTCCCGACATCGTCAGTAAAGTAAAGGGTGAAAAAGAAGAGAAAAACTCCTGCTGCGAGTGA
- a CDS encoding divergent PAP2 family protein: MLNYYYMEIVTNYPLMAAISAVIIAQVLKLPVQLITDGKMEINRIFSTGGMPSSHSAFVSALTTALALTYGLGHPIFALSLVFSLITMYDAAGIRRQAGKHAMLLNIIVQEMGILMRGLAGLLPGSAGKKEKLKEMLGHEPTEVLGGAVLGILMGFWLYRYF; the protein is encoded by the coding sequence GTGTTAAACTATTACTATATGGAAATTGTAACAAATTATCCCCTCATGGCAGCAATTTCAGCGGTAATCATTGCCCAGGTCCTGAAACTCCCGGTCCAGTTGATTACCGATGGCAAAATGGAGATTAACCGGATATTTTCCACGGGAGGCATGCCCAGCAGTCACTCCGCCTTCGTTTCTGCCCTGACTACAGCTTTGGCCCTTACTTACGGCTTAGGGCATCCCATTTTTGCCTTGAGCCTGGTCTTTAGCCTCATTACCATGTATGATGCGGCTGGGATCCGGCGCCAGGCTGGTAAGCACGCCATGCTTTTGAATATTATTGTTCAGGAAATGGGTATTTTAATGCGTGGTTTGGCGGGACTTCTCCCAGGGTCTGCGGGAAAGAAGGAAAAGTTAAAAGAGATGTTGGGGCATGAGCCCACGGAAGTGCTGGGGGGAGCAGTCTTAGGCATTTTAATGGGTTTTTGGCTTTACCGGTATTTTTAG
- a CDS encoding type 1 glutamine amidotransferase translates to MRIHYLEHVPFEKLGNIEKWAGQKKYSVTKTALYLDDGLPPVEAFDWLIVMGGPMNIYEEGKYPWLAREKKFIAEAIAEGKVVLGICLGAQLIADVLGSGVYKNEFKEIGWFPIQLTEKAGSIPLLKGLPPVFKAFHWHGDTFSLPEGCTNIAESAGCKNQGFIYKDRVIGLQFHLESTLQGIQDLIANCGEELVEGRFIQQAGEILSQVHYLDEMETILYRLLDNINESYQEKQGR, encoded by the coding sequence GTGAGAATTCATTATTTAGAGCATGTTCCTTTTGAGAAACTGGGGAACATAGAGAAGTGGGCGGGCCAAAAAAAATATTCCGTTACGAAAACTGCTTTGTATCTTGACGATGGACTCCCTCCTGTGGAGGCCTTTGATTGGCTAATCGTCATGGGAGGACCTATGAATATTTATGAGGAAGGGAAATATCCCTGGCTGGCGCGGGAAAAAAAGTTTATTGCTGAGGCCATAGCTGAAGGGAAAGTCGTCTTGGGAATTTGCCTGGGGGCCCAGCTTATTGCCGATGTACTGGGGAGCGGGGTTTATAAAAATGAGTTCAAGGAAATTGGCTGGTTTCCTATTCAGCTCACGGAGAAAGCAGGTTCAATCCCTCTCTTAAAGGGGTTGCCCCCGGTTTTTAAGGCTTTCCACTGGCACGGGGATACCTTTTCCCTGCCGGAAGGCTGTACAAATATAGCAGAGAGTGCCGGGTGTAAAAACCAGGGTTTTATCTATAAGGACAGGGTGATAGGGCTCCAGTTTCACCTGGAATCTACTCTCCAGGGAATACAAGATTTGATTGCTAACTGCGGTGAGGAACTAGTAGAGGGAAGGTTCATCCAACAAGCAGGGGAGATACTATCTCAAGTCCATTACCTGGACGAAATGGAAACCATCCTATACAGGTTACTGGATAATATCAATGAATCTTACCAAGAGAAACAGGGGAGATAA
- a CDS encoding phosphoenolpyruvate hydrolase family protein: MSRKEILARLREQVAQGKPLIGAGAGTGISAKSAEAGGVDLIIVYNSGRYRMAGRGSLAGLMPYGDANAIVMEMASEVLPVVKHTPVLAGVCGTDPFRIMDVFLKQLKDMGFSGVQNFPTVGLCDGVFRQNLEETGMGYDLEVEMIRRAHELDLLTTPYVFNIAEAEKMTQAGADILVAHMGLTTKGTIGARTALTLDECVERIQAIHDAAVAINPGIMVICHGGPISEPEDAAYVLAKTQGVVGFYGASSIERLPTEKAIAAQVKEFKNIKTKT; the protein is encoded by the coding sequence ATGAGCAGAAAAGAGATATTAGCCAGGTTACGAGAGCAGGTTGCTCAGGGTAAGCCCCTGATAGGGGCAGGGGCAGGAACGGGTATTTCCGCTAAGAGTGCTGAAGCCGGCGGCGTCGACTTAATCATCGTTTACAACTCGGGCCGTTATAGAATGGCAGGCAGGGGTTCTCTGGCCGGTTTAATGCCCTATGGCGATGCCAATGCCATTGTTATGGAAATGGCCAGTGAAGTCTTACCCGTTGTGAAACATACCCCCGTACTGGCCGGGGTGTGCGGGACAGACCCCTTCAGGATTATGGATGTGTTTTTAAAGCAACTTAAAGATATGGGCTTTTCCGGGGTACAGAACTTCCCCACCGTAGGTTTGTGTGACGGTGTCTTCCGGCAGAACTTGGAAGAGACGGGAATGGGCTATGACCTGGAAGTGGAGATGATTAGAAGAGCCCATGAACTGGATTTATTAACCACCCCCTACGTCTTTAACATTGCAGAGGCGGAAAAAATGACGCAGGCGGGGGCAGATATACTCGTTGCCCATATGGGACTGACCACGAAAGGAACCATCGGGGCCAGGACGGCCTTAACTTTAGATGAATGTGTGGAGCGAATTCAGGCTATCCATGATGCGGCTGTGGCAATCAATCCCGGTATCATGGTGATCTGTCATGGCGGGCCTATTTCTGAACCGGAAGATGCGGCCTATGTCTTGGCAAAAACACAAGGTGTGGTAGGATTCTATGGGGCCTCCAGTATTGAAAGACTACCTACCGAAAAAGCTATAGCTGCACAGGTTAAAGAATTTAAGAATATTAAAACGAAGACCTGA
- a CDS encoding pyrimidine dimer DNA glycosylase/endonuclease V — MRLWSLHPRYLDCKGLVALWREALLVQKVLAGETRGYKHHPQLVRFKEQEDMLAAIGWYLFHVWEEGEARGYHFNRDKILKSGKKTLIPLKQGQLEFEIAHLREKLMMRDLEKYHQLVNVSEIVPHPLFYIVPGGKETWEKI; from the coding sequence ATGCGTTTATGGTCCCTTCATCCCCGCTACTTGGACTGCAAAGGGCTTGTGGCCCTCTGGCGGGAGGCATTGCTGGTTCAAAAAGTGCTGGCGGGGGAAACCAGGGGTTATAAGCATCACCCCCAACTGGTAAGATTTAAGGAGCAGGAGGACATGCTGGCAGCCATCGGGTGGTATTTATTTCATGTCTGGGAAGAAGGAGAGGCACGGGGTTATCATTTTAACCGGGATAAGATACTGAAATCCGGAAAAAAAACCTTAATTCCGCTGAAACAGGGACAGCTGGAATTTGAAATCGCCCATCTCCGGGAAAAATTAATGATGAGAGACCTTGAAAAATATCACCAATTGGTCAATGTTTCGGAGATAGTGCCCCATCCTCTGTTCTATATAGTCCCCGGTGGAAAAGAAACCTGGGAAAAGATTTAA
- a CDS encoding DUF421 domain-containing protein, with protein MLITFFRTLILYFMVVIIMRIMGKHQIGELQPYELVVALMISEMAAIPITDTEIPLINGIIPILTLLLAQVTVSYWTLKSEKARAIVCGRPSILIEKGRIVEDELRRLRMNINDLLEELRVKNFPNISEVDYAILETNGKMSVIPKGKHRPVLTSDLGINAPDPGLPVSLIIDGDIIHHNLRTAGFTEDKLRQYFKDEGVENVKHILYASIDNTQKIFWQKKEGL; from the coding sequence ATGTTAATCACCTTTTTTCGCACACTTATTCTTTATTTCATGGTAGTTATTATCATGCGTATTATGGGTAAGCACCAGATAGGCGAATTGCAACCTTATGAACTGGTAGTAGCTCTGATGATCTCGGAAATGGCAGCTATTCCTATCACTGATACAGAAATACCACTTATCAACGGGATTATTCCCATCCTTACCCTGCTCTTAGCCCAGGTTACTGTATCCTACTGGACATTAAAGAGCGAAAAAGCCAGAGCCATTGTGTGCGGAAGACCCAGTATCCTCATTGAGAAGGGTAGAATCGTAGAGGATGAATTAAGGCGTTTACGTATGAATATAAATGACCTTTTAGAGGAACTCCGGGTTAAGAATTTCCCCAACATTTCTGAAGTGGACTACGCCATTTTAGAAACCAATGGTAAAATGAGCGTTATTCCCAAGGGTAAACACCGTCCTGTGCTTACCAGCGACCTGGGCATCAATGCCCCGGATCCCGGTCTGCCTGTCTCCCTGATTATTGATGGAGACATTATTCATCATAACTTAAGAACTGCGGGATTCACCGAAGATAAACTGAGGCAGTACTTTAAGGATGAGGGAGTTGAAAACGTTAAACATATTCTCTATGCCAGCATTGATAACACACAAAAAATTTTTTGGCAGAAGAAAGAAGGGTTGTAA
- a CDS encoding pyridoxal phosphate-dependent aminotransferase — protein MCAFSMAASHARGKGEVDAVFSVLKKANDAVARLGKDKVVNASIGAIFDDEEKFVSLSAVNEYYREMPAEELMNYAAIAGLPDFLEAAVDFTFRGYKPENTYIKAVATPGGTGAVRHVFYNYVEEGQKALIPDWFWGPYRTIADEHLRGVDTYAMFDENYEFTLNSLKEKTQELLKVQDNLVIVFNTPAHNPTGYTMSMGDWQETFSFLKKCAEDKSKKIVLLLDIAYIDYAGTVEETRGFMKLFSTLPENILVTIAFSMSKSFLMYGMRSGALIGVSTSQDVAQEFFDINAYSNRGVWSNGTRGAQKLLADVAKNPELQAKIDAEREQYTKLIKDRAAIFMKEAKEVGLKTLPFRAGFFITVPASDPKKVAEKLAQDNIFVVPLKKGVRFAICSVPTHKMSGLAAKTKQAME, from the coding sequence ATGTGTGCATTTTCCATGGCGGCTTCTCACGCCCGGGGCAAGGGAGAAGTAGATGCCGTTTTTAGTGTACTGAAGAAGGCTAATGATGCTGTTGCTCGTTTAGGAAAAGATAAGGTGGTCAATGCATCAATCGGGGCTATTTTTGATGACGAGGAAAAATTTGTCAGTCTTTCGGCAGTGAATGAGTATTACCGCGAAATGCCGGCGGAAGAGTTAATGAACTATGCAGCCATTGCCGGGCTGCCAGATTTTCTAGAGGCCGCTGTTGATTTCACCTTCCGTGGCTATAAGCCGGAAAATACATATATTAAAGCAGTGGCTACTCCTGGCGGTACCGGTGCGGTACGTCATGTTTTCTACAACTACGTGGAGGAAGGGCAGAAGGCTTTAATTCCTGACTGGTTCTGGGGTCCTTACCGTACCATTGCTGACGAGCACCTGCGCGGTGTAGATACCTACGCCATGTTTGATGAAAACTACGAATTTACGCTTAATTCCCTGAAGGAAAAGACCCAGGAGCTTCTTAAGGTTCAGGACAACCTGGTGATCGTTTTTAATACTCCAGCCCATAACCCCACAGGCTATACCATGAGTATGGGAGATTGGCAAGAGACTTTTTCTTTCCTCAAGAAGTGTGCGGAGGACAAGAGCAAGAAGATTGTCCTGCTTTTAGATATTGCTTACATTGACTATGCGGGTACGGTTGAAGAAACCAGGGGGTTCATGAAGTTATTTAGTACCTTGCCGGAGAATATTTTAGTAACGATTGCCTTTAGTATGTCTAAATCCTTCCTGATGTACGGTATGCGTTCCGGAGCCTTAATCGGTGTGAGCACCTCCCAGGATGTGGCCCAGGAATTCTTTGATATTAATGCTTACTCTAACCGGGGTGTCTGGTCCAACGGTACCAGAGGGGCACAAAAGTTATTGGCTGATGTGGCGAAAAACCCTGAACTCCAGGCCAAAATAGATGCGGAGAGGGAGCAATACACCAAGCTCATCAAGGATAGGGCCGCTATCTTCATGAAAGAAGCCAAGGAAGTAGGCTTAAAGACTCTTCCTTTCCGTGCAGGTTTCTTTATTACTGTACCAGCCAGTGACCCCAAAAAAGTAGCCGAAAAATTAGCCCAGGATAACATCTTTGTGGTTCCTTTGAAGAAGGGAGTACGTTTTGCCATCTGCTCCGTTCCCACCCACAAGATGTCGGGGCTGGCTGCAAAAACCAAGCAGGCTATGGAATAA
- a CDS encoding PLP-dependent aminotransferase family protein: MFKIQGFFAERAKHHNASDIKEAFHLAEKPSVISFAGGFPGPHTFPREIVKKLLEKVVSERGESSLQYAPTEGVSELRKLLAREMTREGVAADASDILITSGSQQGLDLLCKAFIDPGDVVLVEIPSYMGALGAMDNYEADKVGIPLDGEGICVDLLETTLQRLQREGRKPKLLYLVTNFSNPAGVTLSWERRKKVIELAQKYDFLILEDNPYGAINFLEKIPPHIKTLDQEGRVIYLGSFSKSFMPGIKIGWLCAHSAIIDKLTMVKQGTDLCTNSLGQYLALYFMKEGYLQEHIGCLTDIYRKKRDTMLQAMHRYFPAEVSWTEPRGGFFTFVTLPAGINAKTMLTKAIQFDVAYVPGNCFFVNGQGHNTLRLAYSQVELEKIEEGIQRLARVISEEMKGLQKESFCA, from the coding sequence ATGTTTAAAATTCAGGGATTTTTCGCGGAGCGAGCCAAACATCACAACGCCTCTGATATCAAGGAAGCCTTCCACCTGGCGGAAAAGCCCAGTGTGATTTCTTTTGCCGGGGGGTTCCCCGGTCCCCATACTTTTCCCCGGGAAATAGTAAAGAAGCTTTTAGAAAAAGTAGTTAGCGAAAGAGGGGAAAGTTCTTTACAATATGCTCCTACGGAGGGAGTAAGCGAGTTGAGAAAACTCCTTGCCCGGGAAATGACGCGGGAAGGAGTGGCTGCAGATGCTTCTGATATCCTGATTACCAGTGGTTCCCAGCAAGGGTTGGATTTGTTATGTAAAGCCTTTATTGATCCTGGGGACGTAGTGCTCGTAGAGATACCCAGCTACATGGGCGCTCTGGGAGCTATGGATAATTATGAGGCGGATAAAGTCGGTATACCTTTAGACGGGGAAGGCATCTGTGTTGACCTGCTGGAAACAACGCTGCAAAGACTCCAGCGGGAAGGACGAAAACCCAAACTCCTTTATCTTGTTACTAATTTTTCTAATCCGGCGGGAGTGACCCTCTCCTGGGAGAGAAGGAAGAAAGTCATAGAGCTGGCCCAAAAATATGATTTTTTAATCCTGGAGGATAATCCCTACGGGGCTATTAACTTTTTGGAAAAAATCCCGCCTCATATTAAAACTCTGGACCAGGAAGGTCGGGTTATCTATTTGGGCTCCTTTTCCAAATCTTTTATGCCGGGAATTAAAATTGGCTGGTTATGTGCCCATAGTGCCATCATCGATAAATTAACCATGGTGAAACAGGGTACAGATTTGTGTACAAATTCCCTCGGACAGTATTTGGCCCTGTATTTTATGAAAGAAGGCTATTTACAGGAACATATCGGTTGTCTGACTGACATCTACCGGAAAAAGCGTGATACAATGCTTCAAGCCATGCACAGGTATTTCCCGGCAGAGGTTTCTTGGACAGAGCCTCGGGGTGGTTTCTTCACCTTTGTCACTTTACCGGCAGGTATAAACGCCAAAACCATGCTGACTAAGGCCATCCAATTTGATGTGGCCTATGTGCCGGGGAATTGCTTCTTTGTTAACGGCCAAGGGCACAATACTTTGCGCCTGGCTTACAGCCAGGTAGAGCTGGAGAAAATCGAAGAGGGAATACAACGCTTGGCCAGGGTTATCAGCGAAGAAATGAAAGGATTGCAAAAAGAATCCTTTTGTGCCTAG
- a CDS encoding class I SAM-dependent methyltransferase, protein MEALAVVHVIEGRQKRIEMGHPWVYKTEIAKIEGEVTGGEIVDVLDFRQRFLGRGFINPRSMLTVRILTQDREEAITEKTIRERIRKAWFFRQRVFQAPEPNACRVIFGEADFLPGLIVDKFGDHLVLQTLALGIAQWQDVIVDELASLIKPVGIYARNDQQVRSIEGLEEYKGCLFGRCQPLVTIEENGLKVYVDIENGQKTGYFLDQKENRRAIKPYVQNARVLDCFCHTGSFALHAAYYGAREVQGLDISPEAIAMAQKNAALNNFTNITFKEANVFDELRTLTEAKEKYDVVILDPPAFTKSKAAVKGAIRGYKEINLRAMKLLPPGGILITNSCSYYMSEDLYLETIADAARDAKRRVRIIELRRQAKDHPMLMGYPESYYLKCFILEVV, encoded by the coding sequence ATGGAAGCTTTGGCTGTAGTACATGTAATAGAAGGTCGTCAAAAACGCATTGAAATGGGACATCCCTGGGTCTATAAGACGGAGATAGCGAAAATTGAAGGGGAAGTAACCGGGGGTGAAATCGTTGATGTCCTTGATTTCCGCCAGCGTTTTCTGGGCCGTGGCTTTATCAATCCCCGTTCCATGCTGACAGTACGCATCTTAACTCAGGATAGAGAAGAGGCTATTACGGAAAAAACCATCAGGGAACGAATCAGAAAAGCCTGGTTTTTCCGCCAACGAGTTTTTCAAGCACCTGAACCTAACGCCTGCCGGGTTATTTTCGGTGAGGCAGACTTTCTGCCCGGCTTAATCGTGGACAAGTTCGGCGACCATTTAGTACTCCAAACCCTGGCCTTAGGAATAGCCCAGTGGCAGGATGTTATTGTGGATGAACTGGCTTCCCTCATTAAACCAGTAGGAATTTACGCCCGTAACGACCAGCAGGTACGGAGCATTGAGGGGCTGGAAGAATACAAAGGCTGCCTCTTTGGCCGGTGTCAACCCCTGGTTACCATTGAGGAAAACGGGCTCAAGGTTTATGTGGACATTGAAAATGGACAAAAAACCGGATACTTCCTGGACCAGAAGGAAAACCGCCGGGCTATCAAGCCCTACGTACAAAATGCCCGGGTGCTTGATTGTTTCTGCCATACCGGCTCCTTCGCCCTGCATGCCGCTTACTACGGGGCCCGTGAGGTCCAGGGTCTTGATATTTCCCCGGAAGCCATTGCCATGGCCCAAAAGAATGCCGCTCTTAACAATTTTACCAACATCACCTTTAAGGAAGCCAATGTCTTTGACGAACTGCGTACACTGACCGAGGCTAAAGAGAAATATGATGTGGTCATCCTGGACCCTCCTGCCTTTACGAAAAGTAAAGCCGCCGTTAAGGGCGCTATTCGCGGCTACAAAGAGATAAACTTACGGGCCATGAAACTCCTCCCCCCTGGCGGCATCCTCATCACTAATTCCTGTTCCTATTACATGTCAGAGGACTTATATCTGGAAACCATCGCTGACGCCGCCCGTGACGCCAAACGAAGGGTAAGGATTATCGAACTGCGCAGGCAGGCCAAAGACCACCCCATGCTCATGGGTTATCCGGAGTCCTACTATTTGAAGTGTTTCATCCTGGAAGTAGTATAA
- a CDS encoding YkgJ family cysteine cluster protein, whose translation MREVEKLFSSFQGLQELLTTYNELDSLITNFKAKTQLDCLKGCRKCCHTPAHNIEASVLEMLPLSIHIWQSGQEEYWLQKLSETRPEDPCVLYIPNPSIKSEGGCSKYTWRPLLCRLFGFSAVTDKQGKPVVALCKKVKQLNPDLEAKIQCLIDGGLKVPINSHFAERVSFLNPFFGQTLYPINEAFRLALEVVGYRLTLISRHTTLFR comes from the coding sequence ATGAGAGAAGTTGAGAAACTATTTTCATCCTTTCAAGGTCTGCAAGAGCTTTTGACTACCTATAACGAGCTTGATTCACTGATTACTAATTTTAAAGCAAAAACACAGCTTGACTGTCTTAAAGGTTGTAGAAAATGCTGTCATACTCCTGCCCATAATATTGAAGCTTCTGTATTGGAAATGCTCCCCCTTAGTATCCATATTTGGCAAAGCGGTCAAGAAGAATACTGGCTGCAAAAATTAAGTGAAACCCGGCCCGAAGATCCCTGTGTCTTATATATCCCTAATCCCTCCATAAAAAGTGAGGGTGGCTGTAGTAAGTACACCTGGCGTCCCCTCCTCTGCCGGCTCTTTGGCTTTTCGGCCGTTACGGACAAACAGGGTAAACCGGTTGTTGCTTTGTGCAAAAAGGTAAAACAATTAAATCCTGATTTAGAAGCAAAAATTCAATGTCTAATTGATGGAGGGTTAAAAGTCCCTATTAATTCACACTTTGCAGAAAGGGTCTCCTTCCTTAACCCTTTCTTCGGGCAAACACTGTATCCCATCAATGAGGCTTTTCGTTTAGCTTTGGAAGTGGTAGGGTATCGCCTCACTTTAATAAGTCGACATACAACCTTATTCCGGTAA
- a CDS encoding DUF4363 family protein, translating to MKKYAVPIALFSLLVFLLAFGWGVYLFLEESANSFLNLAQDIINPVKQEQWEKAKDSFAQSEKNWHKINKYWPMIIHHQEMDRIEESMSKLKGYLENEDKTEALAELNVLIRYIRHIPSKEAVNLQNIF from the coding sequence ATGAAAAAATACGCCGTACCCATTGCCCTCTTTAGCCTGCTCGTCTTCCTTTTAGCCTTCGGCTGGGGTGTCTATCTCTTTTTGGAAGAAAGCGCCAACAGTTTTCTTAATCTAGCTCAGGATATCATAAACCCCGTAAAACAGGAACAATGGGAAAAAGCTAAAGACTCATTTGCACAAAGCGAAAAAAACTGGCATAAAATCAACAAATACTGGCCTATGATCATCCATCACCAGGAGATGGACCGGATTGAGGAAAGCATGTCCAAGCTTAAGGGCTATTTAGAAAACGAAGATAAAACGGAAGCCCTGGCTGAACTTAACGTTCTCATTCGCTACATCAGACATATCCCTAGTAAAGAAGCAGTTAACCTGCAAAACATTTTCTAA
- a CDS encoding YajQ family cyclic di-GMP-binding protein, translated as MAKENSFDIVSEVDLQEVDNAVNQTIKEISQRFDFKGSKADVELSKEDEIKVVADDEYKLKSVIDILQSKMVRRGVSLKFLEYGKIEPAAGGTVRQIITIKKGISKEKGKEIVNVIKNMKLKVQAQIQEDQVRVSGKERDDLQKVIQHLKQQDFGIELQFTNYRTF; from the coding sequence ATGGCCAAAGAAAACAGTTTTGATATCGTCTCTGAAGTGGATTTGCAGGAAGTGGACAATGCGGTGAATCAGACCATAAAGGAAATCAGCCAGCGCTTTGATTTCAAAGGGAGCAAGGCAGACGTAGAGTTAAGTAAGGAAGATGAAATCAAGGTCGTCGCCGATGATGAATACAAATTGAAAAGTGTCATCGACATCCTGCAAAGTAAAATGGTAAGGCGGGGGGTATCCCTGAAATTCCTGGAATACGGCAAGATAGAGCCGGCCGCCGGAGGGACAGTTCGGCAAATTATTACCATTAAGAAAGGGATATCCAAAGAGAAGGGCAAAGAGATTGTCAATGTTATTAAAAACATGAAGCTGAAGGTGCAGGCCCAAATCCAGGAAGACCAGGTTCGGGTCTCCGGTAAAGAGCGGGATGACCTGCAAAAAGTGATCCAACACTTAAAACAGCAGGATTTTGGTATTGAACTGCAGTTTACCAACTACCGTACCTTTTAA
- a CDS encoding TetR/AcrR family transcriptional regulator produces the protein MRLSKEQRKAQILDVATRIFVEKGYYDTKTKDIAQACGVTEPVIYKHFTGKDDLFYQVLERIAGATLEEVNFNPAEDTEQILISFVMNRVKILEDNFPLFKKLLIVVLRDDEFRQYYFTKFIPKLAYPVIGYLDQLKEQGVIKKDVPSSVIALALAGIFVQVSLAKGFEKDQSFYDFPTNDLVTQMLDIYLHGLLKGESGG, from the coding sequence ATGCGTTTATCAAAAGAACAGCGGAAGGCTCAGATTCTTGATGTGGCTACCCGCATTTTTGTGGAAAAAGGGTATTATGATACAAAAACCAAGGATATCGCTCAAGCCTGTGGTGTTACGGAACCGGTGATTTATAAACATTTTACGGGCAAAGATGACCTCTTTTATCAGGTTCTAGAGCGAATAGCCGGCGCTACTTTGGAAGAGGTAAATTTTAATCCTGCTGAGGATACGGAACAGATCTTAATCTCTTTTGTCATGAACCGGGTTAAAATCCTGGAAGACAATTTTCCTTTGTTTAAAAAATTGTTAATAGTGGTCCTACGGGATGACGAATTCCGGCAATATTATTTTACCAAATTCATCCCCAAATTAGCCTATCCCGTCATTGGCTATCTGGATCAGTTGAAGGAACAAGGGGTTATCAAAAAGGACGTACCCTCTTCCGTGATTGCTCTGGCCCTGGCGGGGATATTTGTCCAGGTTTCCCTGGCCAAAGGTTTTGAAAAGGACCAATCTTTTTATGATTTTCCCACAAACGATCTAGTAACACAAATGCTCGATATCTATCTGCATGGTTTGTTAAAGGGGGAATCCGGGGGTTAA